The sequence below is a genomic window from Candidatus Dependentiae bacterium.
TGTGTAGCATTCTCAACGGACCTGAATGCGATTCATGTCAATAACAAGGAAAAATAAATAAAATGGCTAGAATTATTAACGATTCAAAAACTGATCCAAATAAAATATTGCCGATGAGCTATTTGTGGGCACGCGAACATTATAAAAGTGGTGTGGCGAATAATTGGACACCTGAAGAAGTTTCTATGCAACAAGATGTTGAACAGTGGAAATCAAAAGATGTGCTTTCAGATACTGAACGGCGTTTGATTTTGTGGAACTTAGGTTTTTTCTCAACGGCAGAATCATTAACTGCAAACAATATTGTATTGGCGCTTTATCGACATGTCACTAATCCTGAATGTCGTCAATATTTGTTGCGTCAAGCGTTTGAAGAGGCGATTCATACTGATACATTTATTTACTGTTGTGATTCACTTGGATTAGATCCGGATCTCATGTATAACATGTATGAAACCGTTCCTTCTATCAAAGCAAAAGATGATTATGTTGTTAAGTTGACTAAATCGGTTTTTGATCCGAATTTTAGCACTCAAGGATCAGAAAATACTCAAAAATTTGTACGTGATCTTATTGGTTACTATGTGATTATGGAAGGTATTTTCTTTTATGCCGGTTTTGCTATGATGCTTGCATTAAAGCGTCAAAACAAAATGGTTGGTATTGGTGAACAATTTGAATATATTATGCGTGATGAAAGTATTCATTTAGCTTTTGGTTGTGATTTAATCAATACCATTAAAGCAGAAAATCCTGAAATTTGGACTGAAGCATTTCAAGCAGAAGTTACTGAGCTTATAAAAGAAGCGGTGATTTTGGAAAAAGCCTATGCGCATGATGCATGCCCAAAAGGATTGCTTGGCATTAATGCTGAACAGTTTAGTGAATATGTGGAATATATCACCGATCGTCGTTTGGAACGTATTGATCTCCCAAAAATATATGGTAGACAAAATCCATTCCCATGGATGTCTCAAGCTACTGATTTGAACAAAGAAAAGAATTTCTTTGAAACCCGTGTGACTGAATATCAAACAGCAGGATCTCTCGATTGGGATTAACTGGATTTGAAAAATAAAAAAAGGCGCAATAGCTTAGGTTATTGCGCCTTTTTTTGCGTAATTGTCGGTTTTACTATAATCTTAAATAGTGTTGTTAAGCCTTTATCTAAAGGCCTTTTTTTTTCAACTTAAGTTTTATGGTATTTTTTTTATGATGGGGTTTATTCTATGAGACATCTGTTCGCTTTTGTATTGTTACTATATGCGCATGTTAATTTTGCAATGTTCACTGTTTTTCCGACCTTAAAAAATGGTATATGTGCTCAAGCTGGCATGCGTGCTTTTTCTCAATCTGTTTATTCACAGTTTCCAAATCTGTTAGATCGTTTTCCATCAGAAGACCGGCGCTATATGCAACAGCGAGCAGAGTATTATAGGCAACTGTTTATAAAAGATCAAACGCGCCAGAAATGGGGAAAACAAGGAACCTATACAATATGGGGAGCTTTGAATTTGATTAAAAATAATGTAGACGAAGAAGTTATTAAATTTCTTGATGTATCTTTTTTAAGTAAGTCGTTGCCTTTAAGGTATCAATTAGATTTTGGTCGTGGAACTTTGAGTCTTGAAATTCTTAAACTTGCTTTGGATTTTGCAAAGTATAAAAAGATAGGGAAAGAGATGGATATGGCTGAATGTAATAAAGAGCATCTACAGACAGTTGATGAGTTAGGTTTGCGTACCGATTATGCTCATGTTCCAAAAAAAGCATTGGATAATGCAAAAAAAACATGTGATTATGTAAAAGAATATATTGAGATGTTTAAACAAGAATTATTAGAGACGCAAAAAAAAGACCGATTGTAAATAAGCTTTTTTATCTATTTTAAAAAATGTTATCTCTTTGTAACTTGTATAGAGGAGTCATCATGTTTTATTTATATTATTTTCTATCTGCTTGTTTATGTACATTGGCTACACAATGTATGGATGATATGAATGATAAGGCTGTGGATAGTATATTGTCGAGTGATGCATGTTTTTCGGCTTATATGCCTTTTGATTCTTTAGGCCAAGATTCAGACAGTAGCGATAACGTTAGAAAAAATGAATTAGCTGAAAAGGGATCATTACATCCTCTGTGTATAGAATTAAAAAATAAAAAGTTAATAAATTATAGAGAATTTCCTAAATATATTATGGGGAGGTTATACAGAGAATTTATCTTAGATAGAACCATTGATGTTTTAGATACAACAGTAACCGATGAACGAGGTTTTACCTTTTTGCATTATGCAGCTATGACAAATGATGTGTCGGTTACAAATGATCTATTGATTAGGCATAATGCTGATATTGATGCATGCTCACATACTGGAAATACTCCTCTTCATACAGCAGTGGCAGTTGGTGCAACAAGTGTTATTTCATCCTTACTATATTATGGTGCTGTTCCTAATGCGCAAAATAATGCAGGTGATACACCTTTACATATTGCTGTCTTGCATGATCGAGATGATACTGTATTAAATTTATTAAAACGCAAAGTTCAAGCAGACGCAAAAAATAACTTAGGTGAGACACCATTATTTTATGCTGCACGTAGAGGTCATGTTAAAATTGCACGTTATTTGGTTTGTTATGGTGCTGATGCTGAAAAGAAAAATAAATTTGGAAAGACGATATTTGATGGTATTCATCATCAGAAAAAACGTGAAAAGTTTAAGAACGATATGCTGATACGGACACCTTTACATCTTGCTGTTTTGCGGGAGGATTTGCAAGAGGTCCAACGCTTATTGGAAAAACATGCACATGTGGATGCAAGAGATATTTATAGAGAGACTCCACTTTTTTATGCAGTGCGCCAACGTAACGCAAAAATAGTTGCGCATTTAATTTATGGTCAGGCTGACACTGTAGCAATGAATAAAATGCACCAAAAGCCGTTTGAAATTATTATTGATCTGGTAGAACGAGCTCAATTTAAAGAAAATATACTTGTAGAGTGTAATAAGATATATTCGCAACAATAGAGTTGTACAATGAATAGTTAAATTTTTTACAAAAAGGAAAAGTAGTATGTTTAATAAAAAAATATTATTTTTAAATTTGTTGTTATCTATAGCAGGTATTTGTGCAAGCGATGTAAGTAAATCTAAGAGGGGCAAAGCTCCTGAAGTGAGTGTAGAAGATCAAATCAGGCAACAACTGATGAGAGTTACGTCTCGTAATCCAAAATACCAAGAAGCTTTGACTACTGCTAAAACATTGGCAGTTGTAGAAAAATCGAGAAATCCGGATGCGAGTCCTTTTGTGCGATATGTTGCTTGTATTCCTATACAGCATAAAAGTATGTGGGAAAAGGTGGCAAGGGCGCAGGAAATGATGAAATCAGGGCAATAGGCGTATTAATTCAGGTTGAATTAATTTTTTGTGTGTAGTTTTTATTGTACTTTATCTAATTGATTTTTTGTAGTATTATTGTCATAAGATGTTTTTAACTCTAAATGGAGATCCTTATGATAAGAACAAACAAAATAGCTGTTTTAGCTTTATTGTGTTTAGCGTTGCCTGCAGTAGCATGCAAGATTAAGCTGGTTAATGATAGTACTACTTATGATAAAAATGTGCGTGTATTGGTTAATGATGAATCAGCAAAAGATCTTAAAGAAGGCGTCATCAGTGGCCGTACGTTACGTAGATTAGATGCTAGAAAAATTAAGCCGTGCGCAAAACGTGACTTGGGAAGTAAATATAAATTGAACCAATTTTATGTGTATGAAAAAGTCAGTAAAAACCAATATAAGCTTATCGCTATTGTTGGTCAAACCGTTCAAGCAGGTAAAGGGCAAGAACTGTTAGTAAATCTTTCAGATTTGAAAGCTAACAATGTTTCTCCTTTATTGAAAGTAACATTGAAGTAAAAGAACCTATTTGGATTTAGTTAAAAAGGGCTTGCTAAAACAGCGAGCTCTTTTTTTTTGTTTCTTTATTTAAGTTCAGATTTATGTACCCATGATAATTGCAGCTGCAATAGCACCTCCGGCTGTTATTAAACTACCGAGTGTAGTAACTATTGCAATCTTGTAATTAAGGCGCGCTGTTTCAAGCTCACTCTCTTTTTGGCCAATAGTGGTTTCATGTGTAGTAATGGTTTGATTTTGTTCATTATGCTTTGCTTCTACAGCTTTAAGAAGTTCAGTAATCATTTCCGGTGTAACGATTTGAGTTAGAACATTGGGATCTATTTTTCGTGTCACTGGGTTAGATTTTTTTTTGATTATTTCATTTTTTTTATTTAATTGGCCAATGAGGCTATTAAATTTAGGTTTATCTTGTTCTTTTAGATGCTCTAATCGTTCACGTAATATGTCGGTGCAGAATTTATTGCCGCATATTTTTCCATATAATGCCTGAGTGTATACTTGTGCATATTCAGAAGTACCTACTAAAAATTCTTGAGTATCATCAGCGACATCGACTGGCAGACTTGTAGCAAAATCATCTAACTCAATTTCAATAGCTTCATTTTTCGTGGCAACTGTTCTATCACTTGCCGATATGTGTGTACAGTATAAAAAACTTAAAATTGTAAAAAATAAGAATGTCATCATTAATCTCCTTGTTCTTTAGTGATTTTATTGATACAACAGTTATGTGTTTTAATACAAGATAAAAAGAAAATCGCATCTTTAACCTGTATAATCAGAGGTGTTTGTATGAAAAAACTATATTTTTAAATTATCGTATGCAATGCAGTTGCGCTACAAGCGTTCATGCCTTTTGCCCCTTATGGGATGCCCAAGTCATCCAATTGTAATTTTTATGTTACTAAAAAAAGAAGCGCTGTAAAAGTATTTCTTTACTTTTTTAATCATAATCTGTTTTTATTGTTCAGATGAATAGTATTTGTTTATCTCAAATATATTAGGTTTTTTGGTTTATATACGAGCAAGAAAATATAAAGAAAGATATTTTCTATAATAGTCGATCAAAAGGATTATTGATGTTCAATATTATAATAGGAATGAGTATCTTTTTTTGTTTATATTCCTATGCTGCACAACAAGAAGCACAATCTAAGTCATTAAGAGCACAAATTATTGAGCAAGTTGCTAAAGATATCGATAACTATAATCTTGATGAGTTGCCGATTTGCTTAAAGGATGAAATTGCTGAGACTCACTTGCAA
It includes:
- a CDS encoding ribonucleotide-diphosphate reductase subunit beta produces the protein MARIINDSKTDPNKILPMSYLWAREHYKSGVANNWTPEEVSMQQDVEQWKSKDVLSDTERRLILWNLGFFSTAESLTANNIVLALYRHVTNPECRQYLLRQAFEEAIHTDTFIYCCDSLGLDPDLMYNMYETVPSIKAKDDYVVKLTKSVFDPNFSTQGSENTQKFVRDLIGYYVIMEGIFFYAGFAMMLALKRQNKMVGIGEQFEYIMRDESIHLAFGCDLINTIKAENPEIWTEAFQAEVTELIKEAVILEKAYAHDACPKGLLGINAEQFSEYVEYITDRRLERIDLPKIYGRQNPFPWMSQATDLNKEKNFFETRVTEYQTAGSLDWD
- a CDS encoding ankyrin repeat domain-containing protein, with the translated sequence MFYLYYFLSACLCTLATQCMDDMNDKAVDSILSSDACFSAYMPFDSLGQDSDSSDNVRKNELAEKGSLHPLCIELKNKKLINYREFPKYIMGRLYREFILDRTIDVLDTTVTDERGFTFLHYAAMTNDVSVTNDLLIRHNADIDACSHTGNTPLHTAVAVGATSVISSLLYYGAVPNAQNNAGDTPLHIAVLHDRDDTVLNLLKRKVQADAKNNLGETPLFYAARRGHVKIARYLVCYGADAEKKNKFGKTIFDGIHHQKKREKFKNDMLIRTPLHLAVLREDLQEVQRLLEKHAHVDARDIYRETPLFYAVRQRNAKIVAHLIYGQADTVAMNKMHQKPFEIIIDLVERAQFKENILVECNKIYSQQ